One genomic region from Bacteroidota bacterium encodes:
- a CDS encoding DUF2723 domain-containing protein — protein MENFKKINNIFGWIAFLIATLVYFFTLEPTASWWDCGEYIATAYKLQVGHPPGAPLFQLIGRFFSLFAFGDTANVAMMINAMSALSSSFTVLFLFWSITMLARKIVVKDGEMNRGSMYAVIGSGLVGALAFTFSDSFWFSAVEGEVYAMSSFFTAIVFWAILKWEAVADEKHALRWIIFIAFLVGLSIGVHLLNLLAIPAIAFVYYFRKYKPTGKGAIITLLLSFLILSVIMYLIIPGIVKLSSVFELFFVNTVGLPFNSGTIIYFILLVGILLWGLFYSIRKRKVLLNTIILAFVFLLIGYSSFFMLIIRSNANPPIDENSPEDAISLLSYLNREQYGDWPILYGQYYNAPVVDYDDGTPVYVKDRKKGKYIVTDTREASIPVYDPRFTTLFPRMWSDQKPEHKRMYQNYMGKGVPVRVDKNDGTSEVVTRPSFGDNLRFFFSYQLGHMYFRYFMWNFAGRQNDIESQGEPENGNWISGIPFIDNARLGDQDNLPDHWSNAAKNKFYFLPLILGLIGLFYHLNTNKRDTLVVALLFLMTGIAIVVYLNQYPYQPRERDYAYVGSFYAFSIWIGLGVLSIYNAITRKTGANTLAAILVTLVTLILVPGIMAKEGWDDHDRSGKYAARDFAKNYLNSCEKNAILITNGDNDTFPLWYVQEVEGVRTDIRVVNYMLASGYWYIHQLGRKVYDSDPLNFTLTPDQYDKGVNMYIPYINRNIEGPVELKDIIDFIASDDVRTQWPLQNGERINYLPTKSIKLTVDSAKCVQNGIVPPELADQIVPEITWNIKQGALYKNDLMFLDFLASNNWERPIYLANPSSLSKVFDVDDYCHMEGFVYRFMPVKAKEFIPGIGGVYTDGSYDILMNKSVFGNLNDPDVTVDRESYRNARMPRQNFIRLAQALVNEKRFDEAVAVLDTCLHYFPHEKISYDILMVPYAEVYYAAGAVEKGNAITQKLTDMYSAELEYYASLDPAFVDAYYGNYVKQAFNILSRLSQVSKQEGQKEMGQAIDSVMMQNLEMFQ, from the coding sequence ATGGAAAATTTCAAAAAGATCAACAACATTTTCGGATGGATTGCTTTTCTTATCGCCACCCTTGTATACTTCTTTACGCTTGAGCCTACTGCAAGTTGGTGGGATTGCGGTGAGTATATTGCCACTGCTTATAAGTTGCAGGTTGGACATCCTCCGGGTGCTCCTTTATTTCAGCTGATAGGGCGGTTTTTTTCTCTCTTTGCCTTTGGTGATACCGCCAATGTAGCAATGATGATCAATGCTATGTCTGCCCTTTCAAGCAGTTTCACAGTGTTGTTTCTTTTCTGGTCGATCACTATGCTGGCGAGAAAGATCGTTGTTAAGGATGGCGAAATGAATAGAGGCAGCATGTATGCAGTTATCGGAAGCGGACTCGTTGGAGCTCTTGCTTTCACTTTTTCCGATTCATTCTGGTTCTCTGCAGTGGAAGGGGAAGTGTATGCCATGTCCTCTTTCTTCACAGCTATCGTATTCTGGGCCATTCTGAAATGGGAAGCTGTGGCTGATGAAAAACACGCTCTTCGCTGGATTATCTTTATTGCCTTTCTGGTTGGGCTTTCCATCGGGGTTCATCTACTCAACCTGCTTGCTATTCCTGCGATAGCATTTGTATATTATTTCAGGAAATACAAACCAACAGGAAAAGGTGCAATTATTACCCTGCTATTATCTTTCCTTATACTTTCGGTCATAATGTATCTGATAATCCCGGGTATAGTTAAACTAAGCAGCGTTTTTGAACTGTTTTTTGTCAATACCGTCGGATTACCCTTTAATAGCGGGACCATTATTTATTTTATCCTGCTTGTCGGGATTCTCCTTTGGGGTTTATTCTATTCAATCCGCAAACGTAAAGTCCTTCTGAATACAATTATACTGGCATTTGTTTTCCTGTTAATCGGATATTCATCATTTTTCATGCTTATCATCCGTTCTAACGCAAATCCACCCATCGATGAAAACAGTCCGGAGGATGCGATTTCTCTTCTTTCTTATCTGAACCGTGAGCAATATGGCGATTGGCCAATTTTATACGGTCAATATTATAATGCTCCTGTTGTGGACTATGATGACGGAACACCGGTTTATGTTAAAGACCGGAAGAAAGGCAAATATATAGTTACCGATACCCGGGAGGCCAGCATTCCGGTTTACGATCCCAGATTTACTACTTTGTTTCCCAGGATGTGGAGCGATCAGAAACCGGAGCACAAAAGGATGTATCAGAACTACATGGGCAAAGGTGTCCCCGTTAGGGTTGATAAAAACGACGGAACTTCTGAGGTTGTTACGCGTCCTTCTTTTGGCGATAATCTCCGTTTCTTCTTTTCCTATCAGCTGGGACATATGTATTTCCGTTACTTCATGTGGAATTTTGCAGGACGGCAGAACGACATTGAAAGCCAGGGTGAGCCTGAGAACGGGAATTGGATCAGTGGAATTCCTTTTATCGATAATGCCAGACTTGGCGATCAGGATAATCTACCGGATCATTGGAGCAATGCGGCAAAAAATAAGTTTTATTTTCTGCCTCTTATCCTGGGTTTGATCGGGTTGTTTTACCACCTGAATACGAACAAGAGAGATACACTTGTTGTGGCCCTTCTGTTTCTGATGACAGGTATAGCCATCGTGGTGTATCTGAATCAGTACCCTTACCAGCCCAGGGAAAGAGACTATGCATATGTCGGTTCGTTTTATGCCTTTTCCATATGGATTGGTTTGGGTGTGCTTTCGATATATAATGCAATTACCCGTAAAACCGGAGCAAATACATTGGCTGCCATTTTGGTCACACTGGTCACTCTGATTCTGGTGCCGGGTATAATGGCAAAGGAAGGCTGGGATGATCATGACCGTTCAGGAAAATATGCAGCCCGCGACTTTGCTAAAAACTATCTTAATTCCTGTGAAAAGAATGCCATCCTGATTACCAACGGCGATAATGATACCTTCCCTCTTTGGTACGTTCAGGAAGTAGAAGGCGTAAGAACCGATATAAGAGTAGTCAATTATATGCTTGCCTCCGGTTACTGGTATATTCACCAATTGGGCAGGAAAGTGTATGATTCCGACCCTCTGAATTTTACTCTTACACCCGATCAATACGATAAAGGGGTGAATATGTATATACCATATATTAACAGGAACATTGAAGGGCCTGTTGAACTTAAAGATATTATTGATTTCATTGCCAGCGACGATGTCCGCACTCAATGGCCTTTGCAGAACGGGGAAAGAATCAACTACCTGCCAACGAAAAGCATAAAACTTACTGTTGATTCGGCTAAATGCGTCCAGAATGGTATCGTTCCTCCTGAACTTGCCGATCAGATTGTCCCGGAAATCACATGGAATATCAAACAAGGCGCTTTGTATAAGAACGACCTGATGTTTCTCGATTTCCTGGCTTCTAATAACTGGGAACGGCCGATTTATCTTGCAAATCCTTCTTCACTTAGCAAAGTATTTGATGTCGATGATTATTGTCATATGGAAGGATTTGTATACAGGTTCATGCCTGTGAAGGCCAAAGAATTCATCCCGGGAATAGGGGGCGTTTATACAGACGGTTCCTATGATATCCTGATGAACAAATCGGTTTTTGGTAATCTGAACGATCCCGATGTTACTGTTGACAGGGAAAGCTACCGGAATGCCAGGATGCCAAGGCAAAACTTTATCCGGCTTGCTCAGGCTCTTGTAAATGAAAAACGATTTGACGAAGCCGTTGCAGTATTGGATACCTGTTTGCATTATTTCCCTCATGAGAAGATTTCTTATGATATTCTGATGGTTCCGTATGCAGAAGTATATTATGCTGCCGGCGCTGTGGAAAAGGGTAATGCGATCACTCAAAAGTTAACAGATATGTATTCGGCTGAACTGGAATACTATGCTTCCTTAGATCCGGCTTTTGTGGATGCTTACTATGGCAATTACGTCAAACAGGCTTTTAATATCCTGAGTCGTTTGTCACA